From Deltaproteobacteria bacterium, the proteins below share one genomic window:
- a CDS encoding type II toxin-antitoxin system RelE/ParE family toxin, which yields MIQSFRHRGLKRLYEKDDRKGLPADRVDKIGRILARLDEADEPQKMNLPGFQLHPLTGDMKGFWAVSVSGNWRIIFRFEAGHARDVDLVDYH from the coding sequence ATGATCCAGAGCTTTCGGCATCGCGGGCTCAAACGGCTCTATGAAAAAGACGATCGCAAGGGCCTCCCTGCGGACCGGGTGGATAAAATCGGGCGTATCCTCGCCCGCCTCGACGAAGCCGACGAGCCGCAGAAGATGAACCTTCCCGGCTTCCAGCTTCACCCCCTCACGGGAGATATGAAAGGGTTTTGGGCCGTCAGCGTCTCGGGCAACTGGCGCATCATCTTCCGTTTCGAGGCCGGTCATGCCCGCGACGTCGACTTGGTCGACTATCATTAA
- the leuC gene encoding 3-isopropylmalate dehydratase large subunit, translated as MGKSLLDKVWDAHTVRELPGGQTQLFIGLHLIHEVTSPQAFEMLREQGLAVPFPDRTIATVDHIIPTDSTARPFADAQAEAMLSALEANCRQCGIRLLDRTTGQQGIVHVIGPELGLTQPGLTIACGDSHTSTHGAFGAVAFGVGTSQVRDVLASQCLAIARPRVRRIAVDGALAAGVYAKDVTLHVIRTLGVKGGVGLAYEYGGAVIARMAMEERMTVCNMSIEGGARCGYVNPDAHTFDYLRGRQFAPAGAAFERAVVWWQSMASDPDASYHDSVRLDGGALAPTVTWGINPGQAIGVDERLPRPESLSDDERAVAEDAYAYMGLQPGAAIAGTRIDVAFIGSCTNGRLSDLREAAKVAKLGKVKPQVKALVVPGSQAVARAAEAEGLDEIFRSAGFEWRLPGCSMCLAMNPDKLVGRQLCASSSNRNFKGRQGSPSGRTLLMSPAMVAAAAIEGAVTDVRKLLATN; from the coding sequence ATGGGAAAGAGTTTGCTCGACAAGGTGTGGGACGCTCATACGGTGCGCGAGCTGCCGGGCGGGCAGACGCAGCTGTTCATTGGGCTCCACCTGATTCATGAAGTAACCAGCCCGCAGGCGTTCGAAATGCTGCGCGAGCAGGGGCTGGCGGTGCCGTTTCCCGATCGCACCATCGCCACGGTCGATCACATCATCCCGACCGACAGCACCGCGCGCCCGTTCGCTGACGCGCAGGCCGAGGCCATGCTCAGTGCGCTCGAGGCCAATTGCCGCCAGTGTGGCATTCGCCTGCTCGACCGTACCACCGGCCAGCAGGGCATCGTGCACGTGATCGGCCCCGAGCTGGGACTCACCCAGCCCGGCCTCACCATCGCCTGCGGCGACAGCCATACCAGCACCCACGGCGCCTTCGGCGCCGTTGCCTTCGGCGTCGGCACCAGCCAAGTGCGCGACGTTCTCGCTAGCCAGTGCTTGGCCATCGCCCGCCCGCGGGTGCGCCGCATTGCCGTCGACGGCGCGCTGGCTGCGGGGGTCTACGCCAAGGACGTTACCCTGCACGTCATCCGCACGCTCGGTGTCAAGGGCGGCGTCGGCTTGGCCTACGAGTACGGCGGGGCGGTGATCGCGCGCATGGCGATGGAAGAGCGCATGACCGTCTGCAACATGAGCATCGAGGGTGGCGCGCGTTGCGGTTACGTCAACCCGGACGCGCACACATTCGACTACTTGCGCGGCCGCCAATTCGCCCCCGCGGGCGCGGCTTTCGAACGCGCGGTGGTCTGGTGGCAGTCGATGGCCTCTGACCCCGACGCCTCGTATCACGACAGCGTACGCCTCGATGGCGGCGCGCTCGCGCCTACGGTCACCTGGGGCATCAATCCCGGACAAGCCATCGGCGTCGACGAGCGGCTGCCGCGCCCGGAATCCTTGAGCGACGACGAGCGCGCAGTGGCCGAAGACGCTTACGCTTACATGGGCCTGCAGCCGGGCGCGGCGATCGCCGGCACCCGCATCGATGTCGCCTTCATCGGCTCGTGCACCAACGGCCGGCTCTCCGATCTGCGCGAGGCCGCCAAGGTCGCCAAGTTGGGCAAGGTGAAACCCCAGGTCAAAGCCCTGGTGGTGCCCGGATCACAAGCGGTGGCGCGCGCGGCCGAGGCCGAAGGGCTGGACGAGATCTTCCGCAGCGCGGGTTTCGAATGGCGCTTGCCGGGCTGCTCGATGTGTCTGGCGATGAATCCCGACAAGCTCGTCGGCCGCCAACTCTGCGCCTCGTCGAGCAACCGCAACTTCAAGGGCCGCCAAGGCAGCCCCTCGGGCCGCACGTTGCTGATGAGCCCGGCGATGGTGGCCGCGGCCGCCATCGAAGGCGCGGTCACCGACGTAAGGAAGCTGCTGGCCACGAACTGA
- the leuD gene encoding 3-isopropylmalate dehydratase small subunit, which translates to MSQLIPISTVTGRPIPLRGNDIDTDRIIPARFMKAITFDGMGRYAFYDARFDPDSGAPLGHVMDDPRYQAKGARVAVVNKNFGCGSSREHAPQALLRWGIKAIVGESFADIFFGNCVALGIPCVTAGAAEVAALMSAVEADPPHDLTVDLTTMTARYRGAAYAIGLPDGVRRQLLDGTWDATRTLLAATEQTRATAARLPYIGSFKA; encoded by the coding sequence ATGAGCCAATTGATCCCGATCAGCACGGTCACCGGCCGGCCGATTCCGCTGCGCGGCAACGACATCGACACCGACCGGATCATCCCCGCCCGCTTCATGAAGGCGATCACCTTCGACGGCATGGGGCGGTACGCTTTCTACGACGCCCGCTTCGATCCCGACTCCGGTGCGCCGCTCGGACACGTGATGGACGACCCCAGGTACCAAGCCAAGGGTGCGCGTGTTGCCGTCGTCAACAAGAATTTCGGCTGCGGCTCCTCGCGCGAGCACGCGCCGCAGGCCCTGCTGCGCTGGGGCATCAAGGCCATCGTCGGCGAGTCGTTCGCCGACATCTTCTTCGGTAACTGCGTTGCCCTCGGGATTCCCTGCGTGACGGCCGGCGCCGCCGAGGTGGCCGCGCTCATGAGCGCGGTTGAAGCCGATCCGCCGCACGATCTCACGGTTGATCTTACCACCATGACCGCCCGCTATCGCGGCGCGGCCTACGCGATCGGCCTGCCCGACGGTGTCCGCCGGCAGCTGCTCGACGGCACCTGGGATGCCACCCGCACATTGCTCGCTGCCACCGAGCAGACCCGCGCCACCGCCGCGCGGCTGCCGTACATCGGCAGCTTCAAAGCTTGA
- a CDS encoding AbrB/MazE/SpoVT family DNA-binding domain-containing protein — translation MKTTMDSAGRLVIPGEIRREAGLRPGTPLEVRWRDGRVEIEPAPTPVKLVRQGRLLVAVPEGKTGPLRAETVERTRRVLRRERRGRE, via the coding sequence ATGAAGACGACCATGGATTCGGCCGGGCGACTGGTGATCCCTGGCGAGATCCGACGCGAGGCCGGGCTGAGGCCGGGCACACCCCTCGAGGTGCGCTGGCGCGACGGACGGGTGGAGATCGAGCCGGCACCGACGCCGGTGAAACTCGTGCGCCAGGGACGGCTTCTGGTCGCCGTTCCGGAGGGAAAGACCGGCCCGTTACGCGCGGAGACGGTGGAACGAACCCGTCGGGTGCTACGTCGCGAGCGGCGCGGGCGCGAGTGA
- a CDS encoding PIN domain-containing protein → MAGFVPDTSCIVAAVCAWHEHHAPAEAELNRRLGSKDPMIVVAPALVEAYAVLTRLPPPHRLSPADAMAVLDANFLRAGRLMALDAASYRSLLREAPSNAIAGGRTYDAVIARCAVKAKASALLTFNQRHFRALAPAGVDIVVPGARLVA, encoded by the coding sequence GTGGCGGGGTTCGTCCCCGATACCAGCTGCATTGTAGCCGCCGTGTGCGCGTGGCACGAGCATCACGCACCCGCCGAGGCGGAACTCAACCGGCGGCTCGGCTCGAAGGACCCGATGATCGTGGTTGCGCCGGCCCTCGTCGAGGCGTACGCAGTGTTGACACGCCTCCCGCCGCCACATCGTCTTTCGCCTGCCGACGCGATGGCGGTGTTGGACGCGAACTTCCTGCGCGCCGGCAGGCTGATGGCACTCGATGCGGCGTCCTACCGCAGTCTCTTACGGGAGGCGCCGAGCAATGCGATTGCGGGAGGTCGCACCTACGACGCCGTGATTGCACGCTGTGCGGTCAAAGCCAAAGCCTCCGCTTTGCTCACGTTCAACCAGCGTCACTTCCGGGCGCTCGCGCCGGCGGGAGTCGACATTGTTGTGCCGGGGGCGAGGCTCGTGGCCTGA
- a CDS encoding SPASM domain-containing protein, translated as MAHYFEQLSAAECGPLVPNAPVCLYLEVTNRCNLLCQTCPRTFASVEPPADLSLARFAMLVDQIDDLRQLVLHGVGEPLMNPELPAMIAYGKARGARVTFNSNATLLLPRRQRALIESGLDEYRVSLDAADAATFRRVRGRDHFDRIVDSLRQFVALKRVWGVPTPAISLWLVALRDTIHQLAGVVRLAADIGVPEVYLQRLVYGGNGRQQGVAVASQSLYGTSDAAVGEAIAGAAALAQSLGVTLRASGATTPEQSLWRDQHQRPWSHCRRPWTLMYITANGTVLPCCMVPFVERDLGALPLGNALVQPLAEIWNGPPYRRFRSALLSDQPPRCCTGCGVRWSL; from the coding sequence ATGGCGCACTACTTCGAGCAGCTCTCGGCTGCGGAGTGTGGCCCGCTGGTGCCCAACGCCCCGGTGTGCTTGTACCTCGAAGTCACCAACCGCTGTAATCTGCTGTGCCAGACCTGCCCGCGCACCTTCGCCAGCGTCGAGCCTCCGGCCGATCTGAGCTTGGCGCGCTTTGCCATGCTAGTTGACCAGATCGACGATCTCCGCCAGCTCGTCCTGCATGGTGTGGGCGAGCCGCTGATGAATCCGGAGTTGCCGGCGATGATCGCTTACGGCAAAGCGCGCGGCGCGCGGGTCACTTTCAATTCCAACGCCACACTGCTGCTGCCGCGCCGGCAGCGGGCGCTGATCGAGAGCGGGCTCGACGAGTATCGCGTCTCGCTCGATGCCGCCGACGCCGCCACCTTCCGGCGCGTGCGCGGGCGCGATCACTTCGATCGCATCGTCGACAGCCTGCGCCAGTTCGTGGCGCTGAAGCGGGTGTGGGGCGTGCCCACGCCGGCCATCTCACTCTGGCTGGTGGCTTTGCGCGACACTATTCACCAGCTTGCAGGCGTGGTTCGCTTGGCGGCGGACATCGGCGTGCCCGAGGTCTACTTGCAGCGGCTGGTCTACGGCGGCAACGGCCGTCAACAGGGCGTCGCGGTTGCCAGCCAGTCATTGTACGGCACCAGCGACGCCGCCGTGGGCGAGGCCATTGCCGGCGCCGCTGCTTTGGCGCAATCACTCGGCGTGACGCTGCGGGCCTCGGGCGCCACCACGCCGGAGCAGAGCCTGTGGCGCGACCAACACCAGCGCCCATGGAGCCACTGCCGGCGGCCATGGACGCTGATGTACATCACCGCCAACGGTACCGTGCTGCCATGCTGCATGGTGCCGTTTGTCGAACGCGACTTGGGGGCCTTGCCGTTGGGCAACGCCTTGGTGCAGCCGCTGGCGGAGATTTGGAACGGCCCGCCTTACCGGCGATTCCGTTCCGCATTGCTCAGCGATCAGCCGCCGCGCTGCTGCACCGGCTGCGGCGTGCGCTGGAGTTTGTGA
- a CDS encoding HigA family addiction module antidote protein yields the protein MAMKNPPHPGLSVKHDCLDPLGLTVTAAAKLLGVTRQTLNDLVHARRGISPEMAIRLDLAFGGGADTWLRMQTTYDLAKARLTAKGRIKVKRYVGAARAA from the coding sequence ATGGCCATGAAGAACCCACCGCACCCCGGGCTCTCGGTCAAGCACGACTGCCTTGACCCCTTGGGTCTCACTGTCACTGCCGCCGCCAAGCTCCTCGGTGTGACCCGCCAGACCCTCAATGACCTGGTCCACGCCCGCCGCGGGATCTCGCCGGAAATGGCCATTCGACTCGACCTCGCTTTCGGTGGTGGCGCAGACACCTGGCTGCGGATGCAGACAACCTATGATCTCGCCAAAGCTCGCCTGACCGCAAAGGGCAGAATCAAGGTGAAGCGCTACGTCGGCGCGGCCCGCGCTGCCTGA
- a CDS encoding helix-turn-helix transcriptional regulator yields MPAKRPARSSSIGDYIRRQRELANISLRKMADMSGVSQVVLGEIEQGLRNPSRTLLQSIATALRLSAETLQLQAGVIDPQDIDEADVVREIHRDPHLTDRQRDVLVEIYSAFRAINRTRRD; encoded by the coding sequence GTGCCCGCCAAACGCCCCGCACGTTCGTCTTCGATCGGCGACTACATCCGTCGCCAGCGCGAGCTGGCCAACATCTCCCTGCGTAAGATGGCCGACATGAGCGGCGTGTCACAGGTGGTGCTGGGTGAGATCGAACAGGGGCTGCGCAATCCTTCGCGCACGCTGCTGCAGTCCATCGCCACCGCCCTGCGCCTGTCGGCCGAGACCCTGCAATTGCAGGCCGGGGTCATCGATCCGCAAGACATCGATGAGGCCGACGTCGTTCGCGAGATTCACCGCGACCCGCACCTCACCGACCGCCAGCGCGATGTCCTGGTCGAGATCTACTCCGCTTTTCGCGCCATCAACCGCACCCGGCGAGATTAG
- a CDS encoding DoxX family membrane protein has translation MSAADASQRLFSTLNRVYLVLARILIGYLWYTQTLWKPPPHFGKIGADGGLWHFLKWEVEYPTFQWYKWFVEAVVMPHYTLFGYQVYFLELAIAVSLGFGVLTRLGALAGTLMALNLLIGLYSVPYEWAWSYAMLALLCAGLLCGGAGRIAGIDALLLPRLRAAAPRHRLARLLLWCM, from the coding sequence GTGAGCGCCGCCGACGCCAGCCAGCGGCTATTCAGCACGCTCAATCGCGTCTATCTCGTGCTTGCGCGCATCCTGATCGGCTACTTGTGGTACACGCAAACACTGTGGAAGCCGCCCCCGCACTTCGGCAAGATCGGTGCCGACGGCGGCTTGTGGCACTTCCTCAAGTGGGAAGTCGAGTACCCCACCTTCCAGTGGTACAAGTGGTTCGTCGAAGCCGTTGTGATGCCGCACTACACGTTGTTCGGCTACCAGGTGTACTTCCTCGAACTGGCGATCGCGGTCTCGCTTGGCTTTGGCGTGCTCACGCGCCTGGGGGCACTGGCCGGTACGCTGATGGCGCTCAATCTGCTCATCGGCCTCTACTCGGTACCGTACGAATGGGCGTGGTCGTACGCGATGCTGGCGTTGCTGTGCGCCGGCTTGCTGTGCGGCGGTGCCGGGCGCATCGCCGGCATCGACGCGCTGCTACTGCCGCGGCTGCGCGCTGCCGCACCGCGGCACCGCCTCGCACGCCTGCTGCTGTGGTGCATGTGA
- a CDS encoding S8/S53 family peptidase translates to MRGAHARGATERSRELSLVVGLKLRHADELARLLRDMSDPGSPHYRRYLQPEEFAERFGPAPQDVTAVVKHLGDNGLTVADVSASQQLITATGSVAAAERAFGVSVIDYDQNGAPFFAPQQAPALPAAIAGAVSSVQGLENHTELRAFNTGGRIPPQDRSPFGPGDIARLYNFSPFYAAGVRGNDSRASTIAIATAFGFEASDVAEFWRALGVNRRADQLEVIAIGGALTRNIDETTLDVEWAGAMAPGARLLVYAGADSAVSTFTLVYDRIVSDNRAAVVTVSWGLCEKYMPAAYLDQTHAIFQRAAAQGITIAAASGDHGAFECGSSTPEVNYPASDPLVTAIGGTTLEVSPDGRRLSERAWTGSGGGVSRVWQRPSWQMNSAAWRQSADVAFNADPGTGYYVHNNGTWWQYGGTSLGAPIWAALLALTNQYRSQLGQGELGVAAPALCEVGTQPAAGGALIDVTEGNNGHYEAAAGWDYPTGWGVPDAWALAEALAAPASAPLSEGGSSLTAYLLPASAAVRGSVRVSAVSHCGRARVTASVRGLPAGLYRLAVDAVPVREFAVSRSGRARTQVAAVDPRGRLVSLLDEDGRTLFAAEFPDQPLPSIRLQAPLQSRGRFPAARGLASYRSAEGAEQFTLKVSGLPAGTYELWVGNQLAATLQVEAGASGQSSGSLRFDSRNLAGSPSPVELRCQSLRLRRDGVVALELTATAPGTGICPAL, encoded by the coding sequence GTGCGCGGCGCGCACGCGCGCGGGGCTACGGAACGTAGCCGCGAGCTGTCGCTCGTTGTGGGCCTCAAGCTGCGCCACGCCGACGAACTGGCGCGGCTGCTGCGCGACATGTCCGACCCCGGCTCGCCGCACTACCGGCGCTACTTGCAGCCGGAGGAGTTCGCCGAGCGTTTCGGCCCGGCACCACAGGATGTTACTGCCGTGGTCAAGCATCTCGGCGACAATGGGTTGACGGTTGCCGATGTCAGTGCCTCGCAGCAGTTAATTACCGCGACCGGCAGCGTCGCCGCCGCCGAGCGTGCATTCGGCGTCAGCGTGATTGATTACGATCAGAACGGCGCGCCCTTCTTTGCACCGCAGCAAGCCCCGGCCTTGCCGGCAGCGATCGCGGGTGCAGTCAGCAGCGTACAAGGCTTGGAGAATCATACCGAACTGCGTGCGTTCAACACCGGCGGGCGCATCCCGCCGCAGGACCGCTCTCCCTTCGGCCCGGGGGACATTGCCCGCCTGTACAACTTCTCCCCGTTCTATGCCGCCGGCGTCCGCGGCAACGACAGCCGCGCCTCGACCATAGCCATCGCAACCGCGTTCGGCTTCGAGGCCAGCGATGTCGCCGAGTTCTGGCGCGCGCTGGGGGTGAACCGGCGAGCTGACCAGCTTGAAGTCATTGCCATCGGCGGAGCCCTCACACGCAACATCGACGAAACCACTTTGGACGTTGAGTGGGCCGGGGCGATGGCGCCCGGTGCGCGGCTGCTGGTCTACGCCGGAGCCGACAGCGCCGTTTCCACCTTCACCCTCGTTTACGACCGCATCGTCAGCGATAATCGCGCGGCCGTCGTCACCGTAAGCTGGGGGCTATGCGAGAAGTACATGCCCGCGGCCTACCTGGATCAGACCCACGCTATCTTTCAGCGGGCCGCAGCCCAAGGCATCACCATCGCGGCTGCCTCTGGCGACCACGGCGCCTTTGAGTGCGGCTCCAGCACGCCCGAGGTCAACTATCCCGCCTCCGATCCGTTAGTGACCGCGATCGGGGGCACGACGTTAGAGGTCAGTCCCGATGGCCGCCGCCTCAGCGAGCGCGCCTGGACTGGGAGCGGCGGCGGCGTGAGCCGGGTGTGGCAGCGCCCGTCGTGGCAGATGAACTCCGCGGCCTGGCGTCAATCGGCCGATGTCGCCTTCAACGCCGACCCCGGCACCGGCTACTACGTGCACAACAACGGCACCTGGTGGCAGTACGGCGGCACCAGCCTTGGCGCTCCGATTTGGGCCGCGCTGCTAGCTCTCACCAACCAGTACCGCAGCCAGCTCGGCCAGGGAGAGCTCGGAGTTGCAGCGCCGGCCCTTTGCGAAGTGGGCACCCAGCCGGCGGCCGGCGGCGCACTCATCGATGTCACCGAAGGCAACAACGGCCACTACGAAGCCGCAGCGGGCTGGGATTATCCGACGGGCTGGGGTGTGCCGGACGCTTGGGCGCTGGCCGAGGCCTTGGCCGCGCCGGCGTCCGCACCCCTGAGCGAGGGCGGCTCCAGCCTGACGGCGTATCTGCTTCCGGCCTCGGCGGCGGTGCGCGGCTCGGTCCGCGTCAGCGCCGTGTCGCACTGCGGTCGGGCTCGCGTCACGGCCAGTGTGCGCGGTCTGCCAGCCGGTCTCTATCGGCTGGCAGTGGATGCGGTACCGGTGCGGGAGTTTGCGGTCTCGCGCAGTGGCCGCGCGCGCACCCAGGTGGCAGCAGTCGACCCGCGCGGCCGCCTGGTGTCCCTGTTGGATGAGGATGGCCGCACGCTGTTCGCGGCTGAATTTCCCGACCAACCACTGCCGAGCATCCGCTTGCAAGCACCCCTGCAAAGCCGCGGGCGTTTCCCCGCTGCGCGCGGGTTGGCGAGCTACCGCAGCGCGGAGGGGGCGGAGCAGTTCACACTCAAGGTCAGTGGGCTGCCGGCGGGAACCTACGAGCTGTGGGTGGGCAACCAGCTGGCGGCCACGCTGCAAGTCGAGGCCGGTGCCAGCGGCCAGTCGAGCGGCAGCCTGCGCTTCGATTCGCGCAACTTGGCGGGGTCGCCGAGCCCGGTGGAGCTGCGCTGCCAAAGCCTGCGCTTGCGGCGCGACGGCGTCGTCGCGCTCGAACTGACGGCCACCGCGCCCGGCACGGGCATCTGCCCGGCGCTGTAG
- a CDS encoding DUF2029 domain-containing protein, translating into MTSGAPAAAPPHDIAVVMPAGSVQLIVLGVVLLGGAAGGPLAFAAGGLPAFLAVYLVQLGAWIWAARVVWRSGARASVALILGFALAMRVAVMTAPPFLSSDVYRYIWDGKLVLYGINPFSFVPAAPELAHLRDASIYPRVNRPGSTHTIYPPLAQAAFAAAYSTGGDSVAGMRGVLLLGELVTALALLVLLRRWGLNPARVLLYAWCPLPLWEIGSSAHVDGLAVTAITLALLADARGQRFGSGLALAAGALTKLYPAALLPLFWPRGRARMLLTCVLASVLAFVPLLSVGRGIVGYLPWYLAEEGYGSGERFLFYRLLARLWPSAPPAGYYVLAAAAGAWVAGQATRRSAAAPRKLSVAAADVAGCLLLLATPHYPWYMLWLLPLLCVSPSAPWLYLVAAAPALYLGGLDAEVGERSLLAGTLVYGGTAVLVAWRALFGDRAQPG; encoded by the coding sequence GTGACAAGCGGGGCTCCGGCGGCGGCGCCGCCACACGATATCGCCGTTGTGATGCCGGCCGGCAGCGTGCAGCTGATCGTCCTCGGCGTCGTTCTGCTCGGCGGCGCCGCGGGCGGGCCGCTGGCCTTCGCCGCCGGCGGCTTGCCGGCGTTTCTTGCCGTCTACCTGGTGCAGTTGGGAGCCTGGATTTGGGCGGCGCGGGTGGTGTGGCGGTCGGGTGCGCGAGCGAGCGTCGCGCTCATCCTGGGCTTCGCGCTGGCGATGCGCGTGGCCGTCATGACGGCGCCGCCGTTCTTATCCTCTGACGTCTACCGCTACATCTGGGACGGCAAGCTGGTGCTGTACGGCATCAACCCGTTTAGCTTTGTGCCGGCCGCGCCGGAGCTGGCGCACCTGCGCGACGCGAGCATTTATCCGCGAGTGAACCGGCCCGGCAGCACCCACACCATTTATCCGCCGCTGGCACAGGCCGCGTTCGCGGCTGCCTACAGCACCGGCGGTGATAGCGTCGCGGGCATGCGCGGCGTGTTGCTGCTCGGCGAATTGGTCACGGCTCTGGCCTTGCTGGTGCTGCTGCGACGGTGGGGGTTGAACCCGGCGCGGGTGCTGCTCTACGCCTGGTGTCCCTTGCCGCTATGGGAGATCGGCAGCAGTGCGCACGTCGACGGCTTGGCCGTCACCGCGATCACCTTGGCGTTGCTCGCCGACGCGCGCGGGCAGCGGTTCGGTAGCGGCCTGGCGCTGGCTGCAGGCGCTCTGACCAAACTCTATCCGGCAGCGCTGCTGCCGCTGTTCTGGCCGCGGGGACGAGCGCGCATGCTGCTAACCTGCGTGCTCGCCAGCGTGCTGGCATTCGTGCCGTTGCTTTCGGTCGGCCGCGGCATTGTCGGCTACTTGCCCTGGTACTTGGCCGAGGAGGGTTATGGCAGCGGCGAACGCTTCCTCTTCTATCGCCTGCTCGCACGCTTGTGGCCGAGCGCGCCGCCGGCGGGATACTATGTGCTGGCGGCGGCGGCCGGCGCATGGGTGGCCGGGCAGGCCACACGCCGCAGCGCGGCGGCACCGCGAAAACTCAGCGTAGCCGCGGCCGACGTTGCGGGCTGCCTCCTACTGCTGGCGACACCGCATTACCCCTGGTACATGCTCTGGCTCTTGCCGCTGTTGTGCGTGAGCCCGAGCGCACCGTGGTTGTACCTGGTGGCCGCCGCGCCGGCTTTGTATCTTGGCGGACTCGATGCCGAAGTGGGCGAACGCAGCTTGCTGGCAGGCACACTCGTGTACGGCGGCACCGCTGTGCTGGTAGCGTGGCGGGCGCTGTTCGGCGACCGGGCGCAGCCCGGCTGA
- a CDS encoding MotA/TolQ/ExbB proton channel family protein has product MTPTGFVELIEHGGVVMYPLLLCSVISVAVIVERLWSLIRASRGSRRLHRMVAEAYEDGGLSDALAVCRRDDSPLAAVYHAVLAAADADGRARIAQRKLGEVARRLKRYIWLLGTIGSLAPFIGLFGTVLGIIRSFENMAATGSGGFAVVAAGISEALIATAGGLLVGVLSIFAYNAFMVRINNHAAVLREWTDELLMQLAAPVAREGSLPRVAQSR; this is encoded by the coding sequence ATGACCCCAACTGGCTTTGTCGAACTGATTGAACACGGCGGTGTGGTGATGTACCCGCTGCTGCTCTGTTCGGTGATCAGCGTGGCGGTGATCGTGGAGCGGCTGTGGTCCTTGATCCGCGCGAGTCGAGGCTCGCGGCGGCTTCACCGAATGGTGGCGGAGGCTTACGAAGACGGCGGCCTGAGCGATGCCCTTGCCGTCTGCCGGCGCGACGATTCGCCGCTGGCGGCGGTGTATCACGCGGTGCTGGCCGCCGCCGATGCCGATGGCCGCGCGCGCATCGCCCAGCGCAAGCTCGGCGAAGTTGCGCGCAGGCTCAAACGCTACATCTGGCTGCTCGGGACCATCGGCAGCCTGGCGCCGTTCATCGGCTTGTTCGGCACCGTGCTCGGCATCATCCGCTCCTTCGAGAACATGGCGGCCACCGGCTCCGGCGGCTTCGCCGTGGTCGCCGCCGGCATTTCGGAAGCGCTCATCGCCACCGCCGGCGGCTTGCTTGTGGGCGTGCTGTCGATCTTCGCTTACAACGCCTTCATGGTCCGCATCAACAACCACGCCGCGGTGCTGCGCGAATGGACCGACGAGTTGCTGATGCAGTTGGCCGCCCCGGTTGCACGCGAAGGGAGCTTGCCGCGTGTCGCTCAGTCCCGCTGA
- a CDS encoding biopolymer transporter ExbD codes for MSLSPADDEGGEDIVAEINVTPLTDIFLVLLIIFMVTSTALLQQGTKVNLPRGGAGGSEPAGIIVTATADHRLELNGKPVSFEALRPALQAALGERADKHVILQGDRSVILEDAVKIMTIAKEAGADKIAIATEPKP; via the coding sequence GTGTCGCTCAGTCCCGCTGACGACGAGGGCGGCGAGGACATCGTCGCCGAGATCAACGTCACCCCGCTCACCGACATCTTTCTGGTGTTGCTGATCATCTTCATGGTCACCAGCACGGCGCTGCTGCAGCAAGGAACGAAGGTGAACCTGCCGCGCGGCGGCGCCGGCGGCAGCGAGCCGGCGGGCATCATCGTAACCGCCACCGCCGACCACCGGCTGGAGTTGAACGGCAAGCCGGTATCCTTCGAGGCGCTGCGGCCGGCGCTGCAAGCCGCGCTCGGCGAGCGCGCCGACAAACACGTGATCCTCCAGGGTGACCGCAGCGTCATCCTGGAAGACGCGGTAAAGATTATGACCATCGCCAAAGAGGCCGGGGCCGATAAGATCGCCATCGCCACCGAGCCCAAGCCCTAG